In Streptomyces alboniger, the following are encoded in one genomic region:
- a CDS encoding TauD/TfdA family dioxygenase: MTDETSPMLPLVVEGHGESAVERLPARRDELRTALRERGALLLRGFDVQGADGFADIVRMLSGEPLPYTERSSPRSVIKGNVYTSTDYPPGEEIFLHNENSYQASWPLTLYFHCVRPPLSRGATPLADTRRVLAAIDDEVRQEFARRGWTVVRNYGDLVGLPWQEAFATEDRAEVERYCRERGIEAQWLPGGGLRTRAAREAVHRHPVTGEPVWFNHATIFHATTLPASVRIGLLEMLGEENLPSQTYYGDGGPIPDAVMDHLRACYRAAATRFDYRADDVLVIDNMLVSHGREPFTGPRRIAVAMAEPYTPHR; the protein is encoded by the coding sequence ATGACGGACGAGACCAGCCCGATGCTCCCGCTGGTCGTCGAGGGGCACGGCGAGTCGGCCGTGGAACGGCTGCCCGCCCGACGGGACGAACTCCGGACCGCGCTGCGCGAACGCGGTGCGCTGCTGCTGCGCGGCTTTGACGTCCAAGGCGCCGACGGCTTCGCGGACATCGTCCGCATGCTCTCCGGCGAGCCGCTGCCGTACACCGAGCGTTCCTCCCCCCGGAGCGTGATCAAGGGAAACGTCTACACGTCCACCGACTATCCGCCCGGCGAAGAGATCTTCCTGCACAACGAGAACTCGTACCAGGCGAGTTGGCCGCTGACCCTCTACTTCCACTGTGTGCGCCCGCCGCTGAGCCGGGGCGCCACCCCGCTGGCCGACACCAGGCGGGTGCTGGCCGCCATCGACGACGAGGTGCGCCAGGAGTTCGCCCGGCGCGGCTGGACGGTCGTACGCAACTACGGCGACCTGGTCGGCCTGCCGTGGCAGGAGGCGTTCGCCACCGAGGATCGCGCGGAGGTCGAGCGGTACTGCCGGGAGCGGGGCATCGAGGCGCAGTGGCTGCCCGGCGGCGGGCTCCGCACCCGGGCGGCACGGGAGGCCGTGCACCGGCATCCGGTGACCGGCGAGCCGGTGTGGTTCAACCACGCGACGATCTTCCACGCCACCACGCTGCCGGCGTCGGTGCGGATCGGGCTGCTGGAGATGCTGGGCGAGGAGAACCTCCCCAGCCAGACCTACTACGGCGACGGCGGACCGATCCCGGACGCCGTCATGGACCATCTCCGGGCCTGCTACCGAGCCGCGGCGACCCGCTTCGACTACCGTGCGGACGACGTCCTGGTGATCGACAACATGCTGGTCTCGCACGGCCGCGAGCCGTTCACGGGGCCCCGCCGGATCGCGGTCGCCATGGCGGAGCCGTACACCCCCCACCGCTAG